In Leifsonia sp. AK011, the genomic stretch GCTTGGGGTGCAGCACTGCGAAAGAGAGGTCCTCGAGCTCGAGCTTGATCGCCTGGATTCCCAGTCGATGAGCCAGGGGGGCGTATATCTCGAGCGTCTCTGTCGCCTTGCGCGTGGCGGAGGCCTCCTCGACGAAGCCCCAGGTGCGCGCGTTGTGCAGGCGGTCCGCGAGCTTGATGACGAGAACACGGATGTCCTTGGACATCGCCACGACCATCTTGCGCACCGTTTCCGCCTGTGCGCTGTCGCCGTACTTGAGCTTGTCGAGCTTGGTGACGCCATCGACGAGCATGGCGATCTCATCGCCGAAGTCAGCACGCACCATGTCGAGCGTGTAATCGGTGTCCTCGACAGTGTCATGCAGGAGCGCGGCAGCGACGGTCTTGGTGCCGATGCCGAGATCCGCGAGGATCTGCGCCACCGCGACCGGGTGGGTGATGTACGGCTCGCCGCTCTTGCGCTTCTGACCACGATGGGCCTTCTCGGCAGCAGTGTAGGCACGCTCGATGAGGGCGATGTCGGACTTCGGGTGGTGCATCCGAACGGTCTTGATCAGGCGATCGACGGCACCGGCAGGCTGGGCACGGGAGAACAGCCGAGGGAGCAGGGTGCGCAGCGAAGCGGTGCTCTGTCCCGTCTCCGTCATGCCCCCACCTCCTGAACCAATTCTAGTTCTTCGGCGCGGAGCATCCCGCGACGCACGCTGCGCCCAGGACCTCGAGCGACAGCATGCGGAGCGACGTCAGCGTGCCGCGATCAGCGGACAGCTCCAGCGGTCGTGCGCGGTGCGGACTTCTTCTTGTCCTCCTTGCGCACGATCGTCTCACCCTGTCGCATCCACGCGTAGAGCGGGGCCGCGATGAAGATCGTCGAGTACGTGCCAACGAAGATTCCGATGAAGAGCGCGAGCGCGATGTCACGAAGGGTCCCAGCACCCAGCAGCACGGCACCGATGAAGAGAATGGATGCCACGGGCAGGAGCGCCACGATCGACGTGTTGATCGACCGTACGAGCGTCTGGTTGACCGCGAGGTTCACGGACTCGCCGAACGTGCGCGACGTGCCCTCCGCCGTGTTCTCACGGATCTTGTCGAAGACCACGACCGTGTCATACAGCGAGTACCCGAGGATCGTCAGGAAGCCGATGACGGCGGCCGGCGTGACCTCGAATCCGACGATGCCGTAGACACCCGCAGTGATGATGAGGTCGTGCAGAAGGGCGATGATCGCCGCGGCCGACATCTTCCAGGTGCGGAAGTAGAGGGCCATGATCGCGGCGGCGAACAGGAGGAAGACGCCGAGCGCGGTCAGCGCGGATCTGGTGATGTCCGATCCCCAGGTAGCACCGATGAAGGAGTAGGTCACATCCTCGAGGGGGACGTCGTAGGCCTCACCGAGCGCGTCGCGGATCTCCTGCGACTCCTCGGTGGACACGAGGTCCGTCTGCACGCGGATGGAGTCGCCCCCGTTGACGACGGAAACGCGGGTGGCGGCGTCCGGGACAACCTCAGCCACGGCATCCTGCGCGAGCGACTGGTCGACCTCGGCCGGATTGCTGACCGTGAACTCCGAGCCACCGGTGAACTCGATACCGAGCACGAAACCACCGCGAAGGAACGTGCCTCCGATGGCGACGACGATCGCGATGATGGCGACGGTGAACCAAATGCGCTTCTTGCCGACGAAGTCGAACGAGCGCTTTCCCGTGTAGAGGTCGTTACCGAACTGGGAGAAGCTTGCCATCAGGAGTCCTTCCCTTCGCTCGAGGCTGAAGATCCTGCGGCCTCGGCCGCCTTCCGCTCGGCAATGGTCTGTCGGCGCGCTGCCTCACGGCTGCTCTTCGCCTTCTTGGTGTCGGGAACGCCAACCGGGTCGCGGAACTGGGCCCGTCCCCGGTACACCGCGCCGAGGGCCTGCGGATCAAGCCCACTGAGGCGGTGCCCACCACCGAAGAACTTGGTCCTCGCGAGGAGCTGCAGCATCGGATGTGTGAACAGCGAGACGACGAGAAGGTCAACGATCGTCGTGAGACCGAGCGTCAGCGCGAATCCACGGACGTTACCCACCGCGAGGATGAAGAGAATCGCCGCGGCAAGGAAGTTGACCGCATCGGACGCGAGGATCGTGCGGAATGCACGCTTCCACCCGGCTTCGACGGATGACTCGAGGCTCTTGCCGTCACGAAGCTCGTCACGGATGCGCTCGAAGTACACGATGAACGAGTCCGCCGTGATACCGATGGCGACGATGAGACCTGCGACACCGGCGAGCGACAGTCGGTAGCCCTGTCGCCACGACAGGATCGCGATGAGCAGGTAGGTGATGAGCGCCGCGATGAGGAGGGACGCGATGGTGATCGAGCCGAGCGCACGGTACTGGATGAGCGAGTAGACGATGACGAGCGCAAGTCCGATAGCACCCGCGATGAGTCCGCTGAGCAGCTGGGATGAACCAAGCGTCGCCGAGATCGTGTCGCGGCTCTGGACCTCGAACCCGATGGGGAGGGCGCCGAACTTGAGCTGGTCGGCGAGGGTCTTCGCGGATTCCTGCGTGAATGAGCCGGAGATCTGCGGACGACCGTCCTGGATGACGCCCTGCGTCGTCGGAGCCGAGATCACGCTGCCGTCGAGGACGATCGCGAAACGGTTGCGCGGGTCAGAAACGTTGGGGTCGGTCCCGAGGTAGCCGTAGAGCCTCTTGGTGACCTCGGCGAACTGCTGCGTGCCCTGCTCGTTGAAGGTGATGAAGACACCCCACTGGCCGGTGCTCACGCCCTGTGAGTTCGTTACCGGACCGCTCGTGGCATCCGAGATCTCCTCGCCCGTGACCTCGACCGGGCCGAGGATGAACTTCTCGATGCCGTCCGTGCTGCACGTCACGAGGGGCTGGTCGGCCGGGGCAACGTTCGCGTTGCTCTCCTCGAGCGTGGAGCAATCGAAGTTCTGGAACTCATCGAGAAGCGCGGGCGACACCCAGCTGGGGTCACTCGCGTCCGTCGGGGACGCGGTCAGCTCTGTCGAGAGCGGTTCGGGGTTCTCCGCCTCGGGTGTCGGCGACGGCGAGGCCGTCGAGTCGTCCCCACCGACGGAACTGTTCGCTGCAGCATCCGTGAAGATCACGGGACGGAACTCGAGCTTTGCCGAGGACTCGATGCGGGCGATCGTCTCATCGTCGGGCACACCAGGGATCGCGACAACGATGTTCTGCGAGCCCTGCGTGCTGATCTCCGCCTCGGAGACACCGCTCGCGTCGATACGCTGACGGATGATCGACACAGCCTGGTCGAGTTGCTCCGGTGAGACGGTCTCCCCGCTCTCGAGCCGGGGAGCCAGGATGATCTGCGTTCCACCCTCAAGGTCGAGCGCGAGTTTCGGGACCCACGAGCCTCCACCCCACAGCACTCCGGCGCCGTTGATGGCGATGAGGCCCACGATGATGACGCCTAGCCAGGTGAGTGAACGCCACGCCTTTCGGACGGGTGTAGATCGTGCCACTGGGATGTCTCAGCTTTCTGTGCGTTGCGGGACGCTTCGTCGCGTGCCCACCGTGAAGTGCTGGCTCCGCACTGCGGGGCCAGCAACCAAGGCTAGTGCTACTCGGAGGCCTTCTTTGACGAACCGGGCTTCTTCTCCGGCTCGACACGCTCACCATAGGCGGGCTCGTCGCTCTCGGCGGCTGCTGCGGCCTCGCGCTCGGCAGCCTCGCGGTTTGCGATCTCCATTGCCTCCTCGACTGAGCGGGGCTCGCCCGGCTCACCCTCGGCGACGTCAACGGTCTTCGCGAGAGTCTGCTTGTGCACAGTCACGAGCACACCAGGACTGACCTCGAGAACAGCTTCGTTCGTGATGTCATCCACCGAGACGAGAGTGGCGAAGAGGCCGAAGCTGGTCATGACGCGAGCACCCGGAACCATCTTGGTCTGCAGCTCTTCCGCCTGCTGCTTGCGCTTGCGGCTGTTTCGGAACATGAAGAACACGAGCACCGCCAGGATGGCGAGCATTCCAATAGTTAACGGATCCATGAGGGGCACCTTCCAGGTGAAGTTCTCCGGCACTCGGCCGAGTTACGGTTCGCAAGTCTAAGTCGAGTTATCTGCGCAACCGCCCCTAATCATAAGTCATCACCGAAGAGACCAGGCGTTCCGGTTGCCGAGGCCGGCGGCTGGAGCTTGAAATGTCGCCAGGCTTCACGCGTGGCTACCCTGCCCCGCGGTGTGCGCGTGAGAAGGCCGATCCGCACGAGGAAGGGCTCGACAACGGACTCGACGGTCTCCGCCTCCTCCCCCACTGAGACCGCAAGGGTGCTCAGCCCGACCGGGCCACCGCCGAACCGAAGGAGAACAGTGTTCATGACGGCACGGTCGAGTCGGTCAAGCCCGAGTTCGTCCACCTCGTAGAGCTCGAGCGCAGCCCGCACCGACGACAGCGTCGGGCCGCCGCCGTGAACGAGCGCGTAGTCGCGCACTCTGCGCAGCAGACGATTCGCAATGCGCGGAGTTCCTCGGCTGCGACGGGCGATCTCGGATCGCGACTCCGGCGACAGGTCGAGGTCGAGGAGTCGCGACGCCCGTTCCAACACCTTCTCGAGCTCGGACTCGTCGTAGAACTCCATGTGGGCCGTGAAACCGAAACGATCACGCAGGGGGTTGGGGAGCAGTCCTGAACGTGTCGTGGCGCCCACGAGGGTGAAGGGTGCGAGATCGAGCGGGATGGACGTCGCACCGGCCCCCTTGCCCACCATGATGTCGATGCGGAAGTCCTCCATGGCGAGGTAGAGCATCTCCTCCGCCGAACGTGCCATGCGGTGGATCTCGTCGATGAAGAGAACCTCGCCGGGCACGAGGGAGGACAGGACGGCGGCCAGGTCGCCCGCGTGCTGGATGGCGGGGCCACTCGACATGCGCAGCGGACGATCACTCTCGTGCGCGACGATGATCGCGAGCGTCGTCTTGCCCAATCCGGGAGGACCTGCGAGCAGGATGTGGTCGGGGGTGCGGTTCTGGAGTGCTGCGGCCTTGAGCAGGAGCTCGAGCTGGCCGCGCACCTTCGACTGCCCCACGAACTCGGCAAGCGAGCGGGGTCGGAGCGCGCCTTCGAAAGCGATCTCAAGATCGGACTCCGGCTCCTGCCGCACTACGGAATCGGGGTCCACGTCAGCTCCTCGGTCCCAGTGATGCGAGCGCGAGCCTCAACAGTGAGGCAACAGTTTCGGAATCGGGCGAGGATGCCGCGGCGAGGGCGTCCTCGACGGCCTGGGCGGCCACGCGCTCCGGCCATCCGAGCCCGACGAGCGCGATTGTGACGCTCTCCCCCACCGACACTGCCGCTGGTGCGCTCCCTGCCGGCGTCCGTGGCCTTGTGATCGCCAGCTTGCCGGCGAGTGAGACGACGATGAGCTTCGCCGTCTTGGGACCGATACCCGACACCTTGCGAAACGCCGCGTCGTCCTCGATTGCGATCGCGTGGGAGATCTCCGCCGGACTCATGGCCGCCAGAACCCCCAGCGCGCTCTTGGGACCGACACCCGTCACACCGCGCAGGAGGTCGAACACCTCGAGCTCCTCAGCGGTGCCGAACCCGTACAACGAGAGGTCGTCCTCGCGAACGATCAGAGCCGTGAGGACGAGCGCCTCCTGTCCCGCGCGAAGAGTGAGGGCATGCTGGGGCGTGACCGTGATCGCGAGACCGACGCCCCCGACCTCGATCACGGCACGAGTACCGGCAGCGTGCAACACGGTGCCCCGCACCGACGAGATCACGAGCCAACCCTCCTCTGGTTCTTCTCCGCGTCACGCCACGCGCGCTGCGCAGGAGTCAACGTGCGCACCTCGGCGCCCGTGCGAGTCTCACCGGATCGCCAGGCGTGGCAGATGGCCAGTGCGAGGGCGTCAGAGGCATCCGCTGGCTTGGGCACCTCGGCGAGCCGGAGCACGCGAGCCACCATGGTGCCCACCTGTCGCTTGTCCGCTGCACCGTAGCCCGTGATGGCTGCCTTCACCTCACTCGGAGTGTGGAGCCCCACCGTGAGGCCGCGTGCCGCCGCGAGATGCAGGGCGACGCCGCTGGCCTGCGCCGTCCCCATCACGGTTCGCAGGTTGTGCTGTGCGAAGACACGCTCGATCGCCACGGCGTTCGGTGCGAACTCGTCGAGCGCACGCGAGATCCCACTCGCAATGAGGAGCAGGCGCTCCTCCAGCGCAAGATCGGGAGGAGTGCGGATGACGTCGACGTGCACGAGCGTGGCTACCCGCGTCGACGAGACATCCACGATTCCCACACCGCACCGCGTGAGCCCAGGGTCAATTCCGAGGACTCTGCGTGTCATGCCCCTAGTCTTCGTCCAATTCCGCCTGAACCTCGGGCGACACGGCGAAGTTCGAATAAATGTTCTGGACATCGTCCGAATCCTCGAGGGCGTCGATGAGTCGGAAGACCTTACGCGCGGTCTCCGCATCGATGTCCACGCTCAGGCTCGGAACGAACTCCGACTCCGCAGAGTCGTAGTCGATACCCGCGGCCTGGAGGGCGGTGCGCGCCTCCACGAGCTGGGATGGATCCGTGATGACCTCGAACCCGCCGCCCTGGTCCTTGACCTCCTCGGCGC encodes the following:
- the ruvC gene encoding crossover junction endodeoxyribonuclease RuvC; the encoded protein is MTRRVLGIDPGLTRCGVGIVDVSSTRVATLVHVDVIRTPPDLALEERLLLIASGISRALDEFAPNAVAIERVFAQHNLRTVMGTAQASGVALHLAAARGLTVGLHTPSEVKAAITGYGAADKRQVGTMVARVLRLAEVPKPADASDALALAICHAWRSGETRTGAEVRTLTPAQRAWRDAEKNQRRVGS
- the secF gene encoding protein translocase subunit SecF, yielding MASFSQFGNDLYTGKRSFDFVGKKRIWFTVAIIAIVVAIGGTFLRGGFVLGIEFTGGSEFTVSNPAEVDQSLAQDAVAEVVPDAATRVSVVNGGDSIRVQTDLVSTEESQEIRDALGEAYDVPLEDVTYSFIGATWGSDITRSALTALGVFLLFAAAIMALYFRTWKMSAAAIIALLHDLIITAGVYGIVGFEVTPAAVIGFLTILGYSLYDTVVVFDKIRENTAEGTSRTFGESVNLAVNQTLVRSINTSIVALLPVASILFIGAVLLGAGTLRDIALALFIGIFVGTYSTIFIAAPLYAWMRQGETIVRKEDKKKSAPRTTAGAVR
- the secD gene encoding protein translocase subunit SecD, whose protein sequence is MARSTPVRKAWRSLTWLGVIIVGLIAINGAGVLWGGGSWVPKLALDLEGGTQIILAPRLESGETVSPEQLDQAVSIIRQRIDASGVSEAEISTQGSQNIVVAIPGVPDDETIARIESSAKLEFRPVIFTDAAANSSVGGDDSTASPSPTPEAENPEPLSTELTASPTDASDPSWVSPALLDEFQNFDCSTLEESNANVAPADQPLVTCSTDGIEKFILGPVEVTGEEISDATSGPVTNSQGVSTGQWGVFITFNEQGTQQFAEVTKRLYGYLGTDPNVSDPRNRFAIVLDGSVISAPTTQGVIQDGRPQISGSFTQESAKTLADQLKFGALPIGFEVQSRDTISATLGSSQLLSGLIAGAIGLALVIVYSLIQYRALGSITIASLLIAALITYLLIAILSWRQGYRLSLAGVAGLIVAIGITADSFIVYFERIRDELRDGKSLESSVEAGWKRAFRTILASDAVNFLAAAILFILAVGNVRGFALTLGLTTIVDLLVVSLFTHPMLQLLARTKFFGGGHRLSGLDPQALGAVYRGRAQFRDPVGVPDTKKAKSSREAARRQTIAERKAAEAAGSSASSEGKDS
- the ruvB gene encoding Holliday junction branch migration DNA helicase RuvB, coding for MDPDSVVRQEPESDLEIAFEGALRPRSLAEFVGQSKVRGQLELLLKAAALQNRTPDHILLAGPPGLGKTTLAIIVAHESDRPLRMSSGPAIQHAGDLAAVLSSLVPGEVLFIDEIHRMARSAEEMLYLAMEDFRIDIMVGKGAGATSIPLDLAPFTLVGATTRSGLLPNPLRDRFGFTAHMEFYDESELEKVLERASRLLDLDLSPESRSEIARRSRGTPRIANRLLRRVRDYALVHGGGPTLSSVRAALELYEVDELGLDRLDRAVMNTVLLRFGGGPVGLSTLAVSVGEEAETVESVVEPFLVRIGLLTRTPRGRVATREAWRHFKLQPPASATGTPGLFGDDL
- the ruvA gene encoding Holliday junction branch migration protein RuvA; its protein translation is MISSVRGTVLHAAGTRAVIEVGGVGLAITVTPQHALTLRAGQEALVLTALIVREDDLSLYGFGTAEELEVFDLLRGVTGVGPKSALGVLAAMSPAEISHAIAIEDDAAFRKVSGIGPKTAKLIVVSLAGKLAITRPRTPAGSAPAAVSVGESVTIALVGLGWPERVAAQAVEDALAAASSPDSETVASLLRLALASLGPRS
- the yajC gene encoding preprotein translocase subunit YajC — encoded protein: MDPLTIGMLAILAVLVFFMFRNSRKRKQQAEELQTKMVPGARVMTSFGLFATLVSVDDITNEAVLEVSPGVLVTVHKQTLAKTVDVAEGEPGEPRSVEEAMEIANREAAEREAAAAAESDEPAYGERVEPEKKPGSSKKASE